In Brevinematales bacterium, the following are encoded in one genomic region:
- a CDS encoding ribonucleoside triphosphate reductase, translating into MEDLVKDLVRSKRSLDQAAFVRKRDGRVVEFDAAKIATAINKAFEACGEGNYNHAWEITAIVVSKFNNKVVEIEYIQDIVEETLMNMGFRKAAKSYILYRAKRTELRNINKTLLESLNIVEDYVNLRDWRINENSNMSYSLQGLNSHISSSITANYWLSKIYTPEIGEAHRSGAMHVHDLGSLSAYCVGWDLEQLLIQGFGGVPGKVNSKPAKHFRALLGQIVNFFYTLQGEAAGAQAFANFDTFIAPFIRYDNMTYEDVRQSMQEFIFNLNVPTRTGFQTPFTNLTFDLVVPSYLRDKAVIIGGEMKDECYGDFGKEMEMINRAFAEVMLGGDGQNRPFTFPIPTYNITKNFDWNNKEFRAIWEMTAKYGTPYFSNFINSEMSEEDARSMCCRLRLDNREVRSQLNKKSVIDLGHQESGVRRGGIFAANPMTGSIGVVTINLPRIAYLAESEEHFYELLRKQMQIAKSSLEIKRKVVEDLSDRGLYPYSAIYLQDIKKKSGSYWTNHFSTIGLIGMNEAVMNLKHVPYRQKAGREFGERVLDFMIKVLEEFKLETGNLYNLEASPAEGASYRVAKADRKRYPEILTSGTDEVPYYTNSVHLPVNDTDDIFELLDHQDGMQSKFTGGTVIHVFLGEKVEDPSMVANIVKTIASNYKLPYFSITPTFSVCPVHGYIAGEHWTCPHPHTEEELRKYGKYIDAL; encoded by the coding sequence ATGGAGGACTTAGTAAAAGACTTAGTCCGTTCCAAGCGGTCGCTGGATCAGGCCGCGTTTGTCAGGAAGCGTGACGGGCGGGTGGTGGAATTCGACGCCGCTAAAATCGCGACCGCGATCAATAAAGCGTTCGAAGCCTGCGGCGAGGGTAACTATAATCACGCGTGGGAAATCACCGCGATCGTCGTGAGTAAGTTCAATAATAAAGTAGTCGAGATAGAGTACATACAGGATATTGTCGAAGAGACGCTGATGAATATGGGCTTCCGCAAGGCCGCGAAAAGTTATATCCTTTACCGCGCCAAACGGACCGAGCTTCGCAATATCAATAAGACCCTGCTGGAAAGTTTGAATATCGTCGAAGATTATGTGAATCTACGGGACTGGCGTATCAACGAGAACAGCAATATGAGCTATTCGCTCCAGGGCCTGAATTCGCATATTTCTTCCAGCATTACGGCAAATTACTGGCTGTCCAAGATATATACCCCCGAGATAGGCGAAGCGCACCGTAGCGGAGCGATGCATGTTCACGATCTCGGTTCTTTATCGGCGTATTGTGTCGGATGGGACTTGGAACAGCTTTTAATACAGGGATTCGGAGGGGTACCTGGCAAAGTCAACAGTAAGCCCGCGAAGCATTTCCGCGCGCTTCTCGGGCAAATCGTAAATTTCTTCTACACCCTTCAGGGTGAGGCCGCCGGCGCTCAGGCGTTCGCGAACTTCGATACGTTTATCGCACCGTTCATCCGTTATGATAATATGACCTATGAGGACGTGCGGCAATCGATGCAGGAGTTTATCTTTAACCTCAACGTCCCCACCCGTACGGGATTCCAGACACCGTTCACTAATCTCACGTTCGACCTCGTAGTGCCGAGCTATCTCCGCGACAAAGCGGTCATCATCGGCGGGGAGATGAAGGACGAATGCTACGGGGATTTCGGGAAAGAGATGGAGATGATCAACCGCGCGTTCGCGGAAGTCATGCTCGGGGGTGACGGGCAGAACCGCCCGTTCACGTTCCCGATACCCACCTACAATATTACGAAAAATTTCGACTGGAACAATAAAGAATTCCGCGCGATTTGGGAGATGACCGCGAAATACGGCACGCCGTATTTCAGCAACTTTATCAATTCAGAGATGAGCGAGGAGGACGCGCGGAGTATGTGCTGCCGCCTGCGCCTCGATAACCGTGAAGTACGCAGCCAGCTCAATAAAAAGTCGGTGATCGACCTCGGGCACCAGGAAAGCGGGGTACGGCGCGGGGGAATTTTCGCGGCGAATCCTATGACCGGGTCTATCGGCGTAGTAACTATCAACCTCCCGCGTATCGCCTATCTCGCGGAGAGCGAGGAGCATTTCTACGAGCTCCTGCGTAAGCAGATGCAGATCGCAAAGAGCTCGCTCGAGATCAAACGGAAGGTGGTCGAAGACCTTTCCGACAGAGGGCTTTATCCTTATAGCGCGATTTATTTACAGGATATCAAGAAAAAAAGCGGAAGCTACTGGACGAACCATTTTTCGACTATCGGGCTGATCGGTATGAACGAGGCGGTGATGAACCTGAAGCATGTCCCGTACCGCCAGAAGGCCGGCCGCGAATTCGGCGAAAGGGTGCTCGATTTTATGATAAAGGTTCTCGAAGAGTTTAAGCTGGAAACCGGGAATCTGTACAATCTCGAGGCGTCCCCCGCGGAGGGGGCGAGCTACCGTGTGGCGAAGGCCGACCGCAAGCGTTACCCGGAAATCCTCACATCAGGTACCGACGAGGTACCGTACTACACCAATTCCGTTCATCTTCCTGTAAATGATACCGATGATATATTTGAGCTGCTCGACCACCAGGACGGGATGCAGTCGAAGTTCACCGGCGGCACGGTAATTCACGTCTTCCTCGGCGAGAAGGTCGAGGATCCGTCGATGGTGGCGAATATCGTGAAGACGATCGCGAGCAACTACAAGCTCCCGTACTTC